In the Rhizobium glycinendophyticum genome, TCAACTGAGATATCAAATCGTCTTCATCAATTTGCGGGTAATTTTTCTTCAGGCCTTTAATCATTCCCTTGGCCTCATCTATAGAGCGAGCTCTTATCTCTAATAGCCTTTGCCCTGATGGGAGCGGGGTCTCTTTAAACTCGGGGTGTGTATGCAATAAGGGTTCGCCAGGCCGGATCGTTAGTTTTTCGCCTGCTGTCGTCTCAACACGAAGCGGCGGAACAGTTCCCCTCTCCCGCTGGACGTTAAAAAGCGTTGAGAGCGGTTGGAGTTGCCTTGCGAGTTCCGCGTCCCATGTCTGTCCGGCATCGGAATTGCAGCTCACGCAAATAAAGCCGCTGACTTTTTTGCGACCACCTATGGAATTCGGGATCAGGTGCTCCCTGGTATCGTTAGCAGCATCAATCGTTGCTGAGCAAATCCAACAGTTCGACATCTGATCTAGCTCCCCCGTGTATCATCGCCAGAACACTATTCCACGTTGATCGCCGAGCCGCAAACACACAGTGAGTAGCAAGAAGTACGTTGCACAAATCATGACTGGTACAACACACCTAGGAACACTCGGCGCCTTGTATCCGGAACGCCCGGCCGGAGGCAGTCGGTCCTGCCTCTCCCTGCGGGTCGCTATACTGAGGCTCCTACGGCTACCTCTTTAACCGGTCCTTGGCGTGTCGAGAATTCCCGCTTTACCCTGTCTTCAAGAGACTTTGATCAGCATGTGGAAAGTCATGGTTTTGAATGGTGGCGATTGAGTGACATTGCTACCGAAGCGGGAAGGCAAGTGTTATGCTATCCCCATGCCGGGACTCGGCGGGCTCGAATGGGGGTGGGTGTGCGGATTTCGAAAATACAGGTCACCAATTTCCGTTTGCTTCACAAAGTGACGCTGCAATTGGAGCCTACTACTACAGTCATCGTCGGCCGCAATAATTGCGGGAAGACCTCGCTCTCTGACGTCATCCGAAAGTTCCTAGAAGACAAGTCGGGATTTGAAATAGAAGACTTTTCCAGTGCTTGTTACGACCAGTTCTGCGCGGCACTTCGCGCATACAACAAGGGTGCGCCCGAACCAGAGATCCGCGCGCTCATCCCGTACCTCGAGCTGCGGATTCACGTCTTCTATGATCCAGGCATGCCCGCGTTTGGGGCTTTAGAAGAATTTGTGATAGACACCGACGATGCCTGCACGGAAGCGGTTGTGGTGTGTCGCCGCGCGCTAGGGGACGGGTCGATCAAAGCGCTCTTCGAAGGCCATGAGGGGCTGACGCTCGAAGGTGCGGACGAGAGTGTGTCGGAGGCGGATCGCCTAGTGTGGTTTCGAACGCTCGCCGAGCGAGTGCCGGAGCTGTTCGTCACTCAAATGTGGGCCGAAGACCCCAACGACGCTGCAAACACGCGAGAAGTCTCGCCGAAGGCTGTGAACGGCCTGCTATCACTTGGTTTCATTAATGCTCAGCGGGCAGTTGATGGCACAGGAGGGCGCGAGACGGATGTCCTCGCAAAGGTCTTGGAAGGCCTCTTCGCGAGCGCTTCGATTGCGACTGCTGACGGAGAGCAGCGCGACATCGCCGAAAGCCTGAAAAAGGCGGTCGACCAGATCCAGAGCGACATTGATAGCGATTTCAAGAAGCAGCTCAGGAAGCTGATGCCAACCATTGCTGACTTCGGTTATCCGGGGCTCGACAGCGCTCCGCTCCTGCCTGAAACGAAGCTTGATGTCGGCAAGCTGCTCTCGAACTTCACCCGGGTTCAGTACGAAGGCTATTCCGGCGTGCAGCTCCCCGAGGCATACAATGGCCTAGGCTTCCGCAATCTCCTCTACATCCTTCTCCGCATCGTCGGCTTCTATCGGAAGTACCGCGCCGAGCCGCAGGCGCCCGGCCTGCAGCTCATCGTCATCGAAGAACCCGAGGCGCATCTGCACCCGCAAATGCAGGAGGTTTTTATTCGGCAATTGCCCGCGATTGTAGCCAAACTCTGCAAGGGCGAGGCGGACGAAGAACCAAAGCCATGGCCGGTACAGTTCATCGTCTCAACTCACTCGCCACACATCGCGAATGAGGCGAGCTTCGATACGATCCGCTACTTCGCCGTGACATCGAAGGGGCAGCCCATTGGCGTGAGGTGCACGGATGTGCGCGATCTTAGCACCGGCATAA is a window encoding:
- a CDS encoding ATP-dependent nuclease; amino-acid sequence: MGVGVRISKIQVTNFRLLHKVTLQLEPTTTVIVGRNNCGKTSLSDVIRKFLEDKSGFEIEDFSSACYDQFCAALRAYNKGAPEPEIRALIPYLELRIHVFYDPGMPAFGALEEFVIDTDDACTEAVVVCRRALGDGSIKALFEGHEGLTLEGADESVSEADRLVWFRTLAERVPELFVTQMWAEDPNDAANTREVSPKAVNGLLSLGFINAQRAVDGTGGRETDVLAKVLEGLFASASIATADGEQRDIAESLKKAVDQIQSDIDSDFKKQLRKLMPTIADFGYPGLDSAPLLPETKLDVGKLLSNFTRVQYEGYSGVQLPEAYNGLGFRNLLYILLRIVGFYRKYRAEPQAPGLQLIVIEEPEAHLHPQMQEVFIRQLPAIVAKLCKGEADEEPKPWPVQFIVSTHSPHIANEASFDTIRYFAVTSKGQPIGVRCTDVRDLSTGIKDLGEPAQKFLHQYLTLTRCDLFFADKAILIEGTTERLMLPRIIRALDAADEELKLTSQYITIMEVGGAYAHLFKPLLEFIGLRSLIVTDIDAVEKKPSGKWEACPVHVGKTTSNSCIKHWFGSGGDDDDVGEEEEGAGDVLVLVPAEGVDETAAVSEQQTGTAPTSAPDSTPKAKKAPLDLAVVRVATDADKIRGAVRLAYQVPEVEGGPCGRTFEDAFILANPTLFNLATGTPDVMATAAETEAKKHKKSKFALRYAIDVTSWTTPKYIADGLRWLAVNTVAEVDPGVVTAAMAHVEAAAANEGGSGAGA